In Bacteroidota bacterium, the DNA window TTCGTCCGGCAATAGTCTGAAGCGTGCACCGACATCGGCATTGGCGTAATTGCCATAGCGATGTCCGCGAGCGCCGGTACCGGTGAAACCCGCAAGAGCATTGATCCCGACGGTCCACCGCTCCCTCGACCAGATCGCCCCCACGCCTGCCAACCAATCGGTCGAGCCGCTGCCAGGTTGAAGGTCGATATCCATATACTCGCCGGCGAATTGCCGATCGGTTCGTCCGGTGGGGAGCTTTACACCCGCTGTCGCACTGAGCACGACGAGCGCGTCGTCCCACGACGTCTGATCACTTGCCCGGAGCATGAGACTCAAGTCTCCGAAACCGTTCGCCGACGGGCTGACGATCTTGGTCCCGCCATCTTCAGGGAAGTCGCTTGCCGTTCGGACGACGTACGGCACATTCACGACCGCTGTAAGTGGTGTCTCGGTAAAGCGGTAGAAGAATGTGAACTGGTTCGTCAGATAGGATTCGTGAAGGTTATCGGGGTTCGGAATCGAGTTCGAGCCTTCATATTTCGATCCGAGCAGTAATGACCTGACCTCATATCGAATACCCGATCCTCCTGCTTCGAGCGCCGTCAATCCTTGCGAACATTCGCAATAATCGCACTCCGAAAGCGGTGATGCAGGGAGATGAATATTGCACCATTGTGCGGATACAGAGACAACACTACAAAGTAGGATGCACACAGAAACAATGATTGATTTCATAATAAAAAAGCACATGCCTTTGAACGGTAATACAAGTACGGGCATAGCCTACGCCCGCGTAGATAGTTAGTCCTGGAAGAAACCGTTCAGGCACGAGGAGGGCGAAACGGACTCTCGAGCAGTCCGTGGAGTGTCGGTTTATAAGGATCGAATGATGCCAGATCACGGTGCACGTCAGGAGCTTGCAATACGAACGCAGTGGGGATCGTCGGCTGCGGATCGGCAATCTGAATTCTGCTGCCGGATGAGGGTGACGACTCATCGGCACTACCCGATCGATCGGCGATCTCCTTCACATGACATTGCCCCTTACAACATGGCTTCGTAGGGTTCTCGCAATGTTCGATAAAGAAGTTTTTCGCGACCGTCGAATAGGCGAGCCACACGGCGGTTGCTCCGTTGTAATAGAGCCCCAATACCAGCAAAAGTACGATATGCAGGGTGGTTCGGCGCATCGGCAAATCGTAGAACAGAACCCCCCGGGGATTCGTTTTAATACGTCCTGCTCACCGCGAGGAATTCTTAATTGTCATCTCCGGCGAACAGACCGACTATATATTCGATCACAATGAGCCAAGAAAAGACACAGTCTACTGCGCTGCTCCACGATCACGGAGTTTCGCATTCACGTATTCATTTTAATTTATCTGCCGAAGAACTCTACGCCGAAGCGCTATCGCGAGGCGAGGGCAGACTTGCTTCCAATGAAGCGCTTGTTGTTTCGACCGGCAAGTTCACCGGTCGCAGCCCGAAAGATAAGTTTATCGTTCGCCACCCGTCGAGCGAGAAGCATGTGTGGTGGGGCACGGTCAACCGTGACATTTCCACCGAGCAATTCGATCGCCTCTATGCCAAGATGCAGGCGGCAATGAACGAGAAGGAGCTTTTCGTTGCTGATCTGTATGCCGGCGCAGACCCGACGTACAAGTTGAATGTCCGAATCATTAATGAGTATGCCTGGCATAATCTGTTCTGCCAGAACCTCTTCATCGTTCCGAGCGCATCGGAGATCGCGCAGCACCGTCCGCAGTTCACGGTCATCGACATTCCGTCGGTGAAAGCCGACCCGTCTACCGACGGAACGAACAGCGAGACGTTCATCGTGCTCAATATCGAGAAGGGGCTCATCCTGATCGGCGGTACCGAGTATGCGGGCGAAATGAAGAAGTCGATCTTCACGACGCTCAACTACCTCTTGCCGCTGCAGAATGTGATGCCGATGCACTGCTCGGCGAACATCGGACCGGATGGCGATACCGCCATTTTCTTCGGTCTCTCCGGCACTGGCAAGACCACTCTCTCCGCCGATCCGCTACGCAAGCTCATCGGTGACGACGAGCATGGTTGGAGCGACAAGGGTGTCTTCAATTTCGAGGGCGGTTGCTACGCGAAGTGCATTAAGCTCTCGCAGGAGCACGAGCCACAGATCTGGAGCGCGATCCGACGCGGGTCGGTGCTCGAAAATGTGGCCATTGACGAGAAGGGCGTGCCGGATTACAACGACGGTTCGCGCACAGAGAATACCCGTGCTGCCTATCCGCTCGAGTATATCGACAATGCCGTCATCCCGAGCGTCGGTGGACATCCGAAAAACATCGTGCTCTTGACTGCTGACGCATTCGGCGTACTTCCGCCAATCTCGAAGCTTACCAAAGAGCAAGCGATGTATCACTTCATCAGCGGCTATACAGCAAAGCTCGCCGGTACCGAACGCGGCGTCACCGAACCCGAACCGAACTTCTCGACGTGCTTCGGAGCGCCGTTTATGGTGCATCACCCGAGCGTGTATGCCGAGCTCCTCGGCAAGAAGATCGACGAACACGGTTCGAAGATCTGGTTGGTCAATACCGGATGGACCGGAGGTCCGTACGGTATCGGCAAACGTATGCATCTGCCGTATACCCGAGCGATGGTCAACGCTGCGCTTGAAGGCAAGCTCGACGGCGTCGATACGATGATGGACCCTATCTTCGGGCTGCACATTCCGAAGTCGGTGCCCGGAGTCCCGAACGAGATATTAAACCCGCGCGATACGTGGGAGGACAAGTCTGCCTACGACCGCGATGCAAAAGATCTCGCAGTGAAGTTCGTCGAGAACTTCAAGAAATTCGAAGCCGGTACTCCGGACGAGATCAAGAACGCCGGACCGAGAGCCTAACACAGTTTCGACCGTTACGGTCGTTTCATCGGACAAAACCCGCCCACACGGCGGGTTTTTCTTTGTCCTGAAATTTCGGGAACGAACTTGCAGTAATTTGACTTTATAATTCAAAGTACTTTATACCATCCATCAATTACTATGGAAACCATCAATGCACAAGAAGACCTAGCCTTCATCCGAAAGATGATGACCGATTCCAGTACCATTATGGTCGATGACGGAAAGCCGTCAATCGTATGGGGTATCATCGTTGCCCTCGGAATGATCGTTACCTACATTTCAGCCCTCCTGGAGAAAGACCTCGGAACCGGATGGATGTGGATCGGTCTGTCGATCCTCGGCTGGGCCTACGTGTATTTTTATAAGATCCGGAAGGTCAAGAAGCTCAGGATGCGCACGCTGACAAGCCGCTTGCTGGGCTCAATCTGGGGCGCATGCGGCGTCTGCATCGGCCTGGTCATTACATTGACATTCGTCTCACCGCAAATCTCGGGGGAATACCTAATTCATCCGTTGGCGATCATGTCCATCACGTCGATCATTGCGGGTATGGCGTATTACGTCAGCGGAATCCTATATGACAAAACTTGGGTTCGCAACATTTCCTACGGATGGTGGCTCGGTGCAATCGAGATGATGCTTTGGCCATCTGTGCATTCGCTCGGTGTGTACGCTCTAATGCTCATTGCATTTCAGGTTGTCCCCGGGGTTCTATTATATCGCAGCTCGAAACGAGAACTTTCGACGATCGTAGCACAATCGTGAAGAATTTCGACTACCAGCAGATCGACGAACTCATCCATTCGCGCATCCGGCTCGCGATCATGGCCGTTTTGGCTTCGGTCGACGAGGCAGAGTTTACGTACCTGCGCGAGAAGGTCAACACGACCGACGGGAATCTGAGCGTACATCTGAAGAAGCTTGAGGAAGCGAAGTACATCGCCGTGAAAAAGAGCTTCCAGGATCGTAAACCGATCTCGCACTACAAGATCACCTCAACCGGGAGAAAGGCATTCGAGGCATACATCGACAGCCTCGAGAAGATGATCCGCTGATATTTTTTCGCAGTTTTTTTATCCATTAACTTTATTTTTCAAAGTACTTTATATGGACACCGAATCAAAATCCCATGCCCCAACCTTCCGCTTCAGAAGCGTCTTCTTCCTCATTTGGCTTACCGCCTGTTCAAACGACCCGGTAGCGACCGTGCCCGTCGCGACGAACCATCAGCTCCACGTCGGCGACACCTTCCGGTACGGCGAGTACTCCACCGACGAATCGGGAGTGCGCATTCCCGGGTCCGATACAACGCGTGAAGCGTCCGTCGTGGCAGTTGGACAGCCGCTGTTCGGAAGGTCCAACGTGTCGGTGGTCGCCACAGGTCGTGACACGACGTATTTGGCCGTAGGCGCTGACTCATCGGTGATAATCTGGGAGGAGGAGATCCCGATCCTCAACGGCATTAGCCTACCGGGTCGTTGGTTCGTTTTCCCGCAGACGATCGGTACGTTCGTCGTCTGCGACAGCACGGTCGAAACATCGCTCGCCGGTATGGAGGCAACCGTAGAAATGAAGATGACGTCTGCATTCGTGAGCAAGTCGTCACTGGGTGTCTCGACGAAACAGTATGACGCGATCAACTGCGCGAAACTCGTCACCGTGACCGTGACACTCCCGTCGATCGACCAGAGCTACACAACCGTCGTTCGAGTGGACTACTCATACATTCCGACGATTGGCTACTTCGGCCGAAAGACGGTCAACACCAACAGCAACTCCAGCTACAGCCCGATGCCGAATGGCAGTGTGGTCGATTCGCTTGTCTCGGTCAGTCTTCGGTAACGACGAACGTATTCGTCCCTTACTGCAACACCACCATCTTTGAAAGGCGGCGCTGGCCGTACTCTATCCGGACAATATAACTGCCTGCAGTGTAGTGTTGCATGTCGATCTCAATGCGCGGACCGTCATCCTGGGTGACGGTTCGCGTGACGAGGTCCTTCCCAAGGATGGAGCTAACCGTGATCGTCATGCTTCCTTCGTAGCTTCCGGAGGGTGAAAGATCGAGCGCGATGCGTTCGTGCGCCGGATTCGAAACGATGCGGAAGTCGAGCGGCGACTGAAACTGTGATACCGGAACGGACGATTGTCCCAACACTTGGAACGGAATGATCTCTCGGCCGCCGAAACTTGCGAGATTATTGGATGTCGTTGCATTCCAGATCACGACCTTCTTATCATCGCGTAACGAGTAGCTTCCGAACTTCGCGCCCTGGATGAACCACGGATACAGTCCTTGCGGGATCTCGCTTTCATCATAGATGATGAAGCGGTAGCAACCCGTTGCCAATCGGAATGTGTCCTTCACGCTCTCGCCATCCGCAAAGCCGCCCTGGCTATAGAGGATCTTGTCCGATGCATCGCGCACCTCATAACGGATGCCATTGTCAATGCCCGCAGAGGACATGTCATCGACTTTCAATGCCAGTGCGATCACGCTCGAATAGATCTTCGGCATGAAATAGACCGAGCTGCCCGTATTGTTGTTCGTGTACTCGTCGGCCGTGCCGTTGGGCTGGTCCAGCACGACATTGAACGTGTTGGTGTCGGTGCCGAGATTTATGCCCGGCAGGGTGATGACACCGGTCTGGTAATACTTCAACAGACCGGTCCACTGAAACGTATGATCGGTCGCGCCGTTGATGCCGTAGCGGATCGTAAGCGATGTCAGATCCGACTTCCCGTTGTTTCGAATATCGATGATCGGCGCCATCTGAGAGCAGATCGGGTTCGTACGCTTGAACTGGGGTTCGTTCGTCGGAGCCTCGATCGCCATGATGGCCACATCGGTATTGTATTTCGGTCCTTTCGAATAGATCGCCTGCGCCTGCACAGCGTAACCGCCACCGGACACATTGTAATCTTCGAACCGGTAATCGACATTGATCGAATCTCCCTTTTTGCCGTAGGCCGTCAGATCGTAATCCCACGGATCTACTTTGTCGCCGGGACACCAACCGGCGCGGCTGAGTGTCCACGTACCGGTCTGCGGATAGGCCGGGTTGAACATGCAGTCGGTGCGCCAGAGGTGTTGCTCATAGCGTTTCGTCCCGTCGAGCCAGATCTCATGCGTCCGCTCCAAGAACTCTGCCGCGGCCGAAGGTCCGGCGTTGCCATGACCGGTCGTAAACGTACGGAATGTCACGAAGTCAGCATTGGGGTCCATGTACACGTTCACCGGTTTGACGTAGTTCGAGATCGGGTCGTTGACGTTACCGTACGGATAATAGCCATCGTAGAGGCGGTCCACACGATACGTCTCGCGTGCCGGCGAGCCTTCGATCATGTCGAACGACAACGAGTACAGCGAGCCTTGCGTGTAGCCGTCGTAGGTGGACAAGAACTCGACACTGTCGTGCATCAGGAATGCGTAGTCGGTCACATCCATCGTCCACACATAGGTCCAATTCGTCGGGAAACCCTGTCCGTACGGAGTGATGTAGCGGGCGACCTCATAATCGAACGTCCGCTCATACGGCCAGTACGCCTTGACCGTCTTCAGATGGTACACGCTATCAGGACGGACATAGAACGAATCGACTTTCGCACCAGTGTTATCATATAAAAAATTCCAGTAACCGGCAGGCCATACGGTGACAGAATCGATCGGCTTCCATGGGTTGACAAAATTCTGATAGAGCATGATCTGCACCGAGGCAGAAGCTGCGGTATCCGTCTTCTTCTTTGTGGAGTTATATGACGTCGTGATCGTCGGCGAATGGCTGAACTGGAAGGAGTCCTGCATTCCGCCGTTGACGGTGAAGTTCGGCGCATCTTTCAGTACCGAATCGATGATGCCGGTATGCTGGCGGAGGATGACCTTCGTCGTGTAATCCCATTGGCCGCAGCTTGGCTTCGGACATGTCAACCGGTAACGCAGCAACACTTTTTCGTAATGTCCTCCGGCCGCAGGAAAGACGCCCCAATTATGGATCGTCCCGGGGAATTGGTCCCAGAGGTGCTTATCAACGACAACGACGTGGGTCGTGTCGCCTACTTTTGCCTGAAGATCGGTAATACCGATGAGCACCAGCAATGCGGCGCAAAGTACAACGAGGGGATTCTTCATAGTGTGCTGTGATGCAATTGAGCGACTTACAGAATGCCGACGACGAAGGAATCGTTCGTATATCCAAACTCGGTCTGTAACCTCCTTATTTTTCATCCGAACATCGCTACACACGCGCACAACCTCCCCTAACGAAAACGTCCGCCGAAGCGGACGTTTTGCGAAACCTGATGGTGCCCATTGTTGGGTTTTTTCCATGGATACAATATAATAGGTCAAGGTGCCTGTGGAAGATTTAATATTACGCGCACCTGTGGGAATGAAGGTGTAGGGTGTTGTAGAGACGCGCACATGCGCGTCTCCTCTTCCGTCATGTCCTTGCTTCTCGGAGACACGCACAGCCGAGTGTTAATTTAGGCGACTAAGTCTCTATTTTTATACGATTCAATCCGAGTGATTGCAGTTCTTTACGGGTCTTTATCGGTTTCGGTGCCTTACTATTCCTGCAATTGAACATCCTTGCTTGCGCCGGCTTGAGGATACTGACACCATTTTGAATTCAGCGTAAGCAAAGACACTAAGAGAGCCCCTCCTCGACGAGGAGGGGTTGGGGTGGTTCTTTCGTACACCGCCCAACTAACTATGGACACTATCCGAACGATGAGACGCGCATGTGCGCGTCTCTACGATACATTGGTATTGTCCGCCTTAATTCTTCATCCGCATCACGCCGGTTTCGGCGAGGACTTTGGCGGCGCCGTGGGTGCGTTCGCCGATCTGTTGGCGCCACATGGCAAAGTAGAGTCCCTTCTCGGCGAGGAGGTCGTGGTGTTTACCGGCTTCGACGATCTCGCCGCGTTCGAGCACGTAGATACGATCGGCATGCATGATCGTCGAAAGGCGGTGCGCGATCATGATCGTCACCAAATCCGACCCTGAGCTAACGTCGCGGATCGTCTCGTTGATCTCTTCTTCGGTCAGCGAGTCCAGTGCGGACGTCGCTTCGTCGAACACGAGCAGGTCGGGTTTGCGCAGGAGCGCGCGCGCGATCGAAAGGCGCTGCTTCTCGCCACCGGATACCTTCACGCCGCCTTCACCGATCACGGTATCGAGGCCATCAGATGCGCGCGCAAGCAACCCTTGACACGATGCTTTGTTGAGCACGTCCATACATTCTTCATCCGTCGCGCCCGGTCGCACGAACTGTAAGTTCTCTCGGATCGTCCCGCTAAAGAGCTGCGTATCCTGCGTGACAAACCCGATGCGCTCGCGGAGTTCGTCGAGATCGATCTGCGAACCCGAGATGCCGTTATAAAGTACGTCGCCTTCCTGCGGACGGTAGAGCCCGACGAGCATCTTCACGAGCGTGGTCTTCCCTGCCCCCGACGGCCCGACAAAGGCAATCGTCTCGCCCCGATTAACGGTGAACGAGATATGCTGCAAGGCCGGATACTTCGCCGACTGATGTTGAAACGAGACGCCTTTGAATTCGAACTCCTTGAGCATCCCGATCGCCTTCGGATGCGCCGGTTTTTCTTCCGGCTTCGCGCTCATGATGTCCGAGAAATTCTGCAGCGACGCTTCTGCCTCGCGATACATTGCAATGATGTTGCCGATTTCCTGCAACGGACCGAAAATGAAGAACGAATAGACCCACAACGAAAAGAACTGGCCCGGCGCGATCGCACGGGTGAAGATCAAATAGAGCATCAATAGCAGCAGCGACAAACGCAAGAAGTTGATCGTCGTGCCTTGCAAAAAGCTCAGCTTGCGTACATACTTTACCTTCTTGAGTTCGAGCGCCAGAATCTTATCGGTCGTCGAGTTCAATCGGTCGATCTCCTGATGTGTCAGCCCGAGGCTTTTTACAAGCTCGATATTCCGGAGCGATTCGGTCGTCGAGCCCGCCAGCGCGGTCGTCTGGGCAACGATCGTCTTTTGGATGTTCTTGATACGACGCGAGAGTGTGAGGCTCAGGAACCCGATCAGCGGAGCGATCATGAAATACACCACGGCGATCGCCCAATGCAAGTACAGTGCATACACCGTGACAAAGATGATGCCGATCACGGAGGTGAACACGACGTTGATCGTCGATGCGATCAGGCGTTCGATATCCGTTCTGACCTTCTGCAGCTTGCCGAGCGTCTCGCCGCTTCGCTGGTCTTCGAACATCGAGTACGGCAACTCGAGCGAGTGGCGCACGCCGTCGGTGTAGATGCGCGCACCGAGTCGGTTGGTGATTACATTGATATAATAATCCTGGAAATTCTTTGCCACACGCGAGACGAACGCCGTTCCGGCCGAGAGCAAGAGCATAAAGCCGACACCCGTAAAGAACTGCTGGGTCGTGTAGGACGAGAACTTCAACGCGTAAGTATCGACAATACGACCGAAGATGTAGGGGTCGAGCAGCGAAAAGATCTGGTTGACGGCAGCAAGTCCCAACGCCAACGCGACGAGCGGGCGATAGTACTTCAGGTACGATATTAATATCTTCATGGGTGGTCTGCGTGGGGCAGTAAGAATGAGCGTATCCGCGTCTCTACGCAGGAACAGGCGCCGGGTAACAGACGATCTTACTCGAGATCGTCGAGATCGACATCCTCGCCGCTCCCTTTATCCTTCGTCAGCCCGAACTTGCGCATTTTCGTATAGAGGTGCGAACGCTGGATGTTCATTGCTTCGGCGGTGCGGCTGATATTCCAGTTGAATTCGCGCAGTCGTTCTTCGATATAAATCTTCTCGGCGCGGTCTTTGAAATCCTGGAATGTGCCGGCAGCCAGCGCTTCTTCGAACGGATGAATTCCCGCCCCCGCGTATGCCTCGACTTCGGCCGCTTTGATACGCGCCATATCGGCGGGGGTCAGGATGACGCTCTTTGCCAGTTCGTCGTCTACACTCGCCGGGCTCGCGGCGGCCCCAGCAGACGGAGCCACGGAAGGTTGGGCCGGGCTTGCGCCAGGCATCATACTGAATGCAACACCAAGGCGTTCGACGTCTTCGCGGTGCACCGTCTCTGCGCCGGTAAGGATCACGATGCGCTCGATGACGTTACGAAGCTCGCGGAT includes these proteins:
- a CDS encoding ABC transporter ATP-binding protein is translated as MKILISYLKYYRPLVALALGLAAVNQIFSLLDPYIFGRIVDTYALKFSSYTTQQFFTGVGFMLLLSAGTAFVSRVAKNFQDYYINVITNRLGARIYTDGVRHSLELPYSMFEDQRSGETLGKLQKVRTDIERLIASTINVVFTSVIGIIFVTVYALYLHWAIAVVYFMIAPLIGFLSLTLSRRIKNIQKTIVAQTTALAGSTTESLRNIELVKSLGLTHQEIDRLNSTTDKILALELKKVKYVRKLSFLQGTTINFLRLSLLLLMLYLIFTRAIAPGQFFSLWVYSFFIFGPLQEIGNIIAMYREAEASLQNFSDIMSAKPEEKPAHPKAIGMLKEFEFKGVSFQHQSAKYPALQHISFTVNRGETIAFVGPSGAGKTTLVKMLVGLYRPQEGDVLYNGISGSQIDLDELRERIGFVTQDTQLFSGTIRENLQFVRPGATDEECMDVLNKASCQGLLARASDGLDTVIGEGGVKVSGGEKQRLSIARALLRKPDLLVFDEATSALDSLTEEEINETIRDVSSGSDLVTIMIAHRLSTIMHADRIYVLERGEIVEAGKHHDLLAEKGLYFAMWRQQIGERTHGAAKVLAETGVMRMKN
- a CDS encoding transcriptional regulator; the encoded protein is MVARCNRDDALAICAFARCVRSNAHCISGCPRGSIISQLETRTFDDRSTIVKNFDYQQIDELIHSRIRLAIMAVLASVDEAEFTYLREKVNTTDGNLSVHLKKLEEAKYIAVKKSFQDRKPISHYKITSTGRKAFEAYIDSLEKMIR
- a CDS encoding transporter, which encodes MKSIIVSVCILLCSVVSVSAQWCNIHLPASPLSECDYCECSQGLTALEAGGSGIRYEVRSLLLGSKYEGSNSIPNPDNLHESYLTNQFTFFYRFTETPLTAVVNVPYVVRTASDFPEDGGTKIVSPSANGFGDLSLMLRASDQTSWDDALVVLSATAGVKLPTGRTDRQFAGEYMDIDLQPGSGSTDWLAGVGAIWSRERWTVGINALAGFTGTGARGHRYGNYANADVGARFRLLPDEAASTALFLTFAFGGEIRAKETQDGTTIDDSGGSIFFVAPGLRIHFNDALSFDARAEIPVRQYLNGEQFGQSYRLAGGVQWML
- the pckA gene encoding phosphoenolpyruvate carboxykinase (ATP), which translates into the protein MSQEKTQSTALLHDHGVSHSRIHFNLSAEELYAEALSRGEGRLASNEALVVSTGKFTGRSPKDKFIVRHPSSEKHVWWGTVNRDISTEQFDRLYAKMQAAMNEKELFVADLYAGADPTYKLNVRIINEYAWHNLFCQNLFIVPSASEIAQHRPQFTVIDIPSVKADPSTDGTNSETFIVLNIEKGLILIGGTEYAGEMKKSIFTTLNYLLPLQNVMPMHCSANIGPDGDTAIFFGLSGTGKTTLSADPLRKLIGDDEHGWSDKGVFNFEGGCYAKCIKLSQEHEPQIWSAIRRGSVLENVAIDEKGVPDYNDGSRTENTRAAYPLEYIDNAVIPSVGGHPKNIVLLTADAFGVLPPISKLTKEQAMYHFISGYTAKLAGTERGVTEPEPNFSTCFGAPFMVHHPSVYAELLGKKIDEHGSKIWLVNTGWTGGPYGIGKRMHLPYTRAMVNAALEGKLDGVDTMMDPIFGLHIPKSVPGVPNEILNPRDTWEDKSAYDRDAKDLAVKFVENFKKFEAGTPDEIKNAGPRA